CGCGATCGTTGGCACGTGGCCTTTTTCCCCGGCGTGTGTTTCACACCCAACTACGAAGGGGAAGACTTCTCGCTGCGCCTTACCTTCGCGCGCCAGACCGACGCCCAGATGGCCGAAGGCGTACGCCGCATCGCCGCGGCGCTGAAGAGCTTCGCCGCGAACTGACGCAGAGTTTCGGCGCCGTGGGGACAGGACTCGCATAAACATGCGTCGCGCGGTTTGCGGCACAGCCCTGTGAAAAGGACGGGACCGTACGGTCTCTATTCAACGGGAAACGATGAAGCGCTGCTTCTTGACATATTCATAAAATATATGTTAGATTCATTGCACCTTGTTTCACAAAACGAAAAGGAGGCAATGCAATGTCGAAGAAATTTTTAAGCGTTCTGCTCCTTCTGATCGGAATCACCTGTGAAGCGGCTCTGGGCTGCACCGTTTTTGGCGTCGGAAAGAATGTGTCCGCGACGGGGCACGCCATGGTTTCGCATTCCTGCGACTCCATGTCGGACACGTTTCAGCTGCACCTGATTCCCGCCGCGTCGCATGAAGCGGGCGCTGAGCGCTTTTTGCTCAAAGAAGGCAAAGGCTGCGACGCCGGCGCCGATCCCGGCGTGATCGGCAAAATCCCCGAAGTTCCGCAGACCAATCAGTATCTGACCAGCCGCTACTCGTTCCTCAACGACAAGGGACTGGCCATGGGCGAATCGACCATGACGATGACCGCCGACGACAAACGCAGCGAAAAAGTGCTGGAAGTCATGGAAACCAACGCTTTCGGCATGACGAACTGCCATATCGTTCAGGACATCGCCCTCGAACGCGCCGGCACCGCCCGCGAGGCCGTAAAGGTCATCGGCGATCTGATCGACGAATACGGCTGGTACGAGGCCGGCGAGACCATGCCGATCACCGACGGCGACGAAGTATGGATCGTCGAAGCCTACGGCAACAAGATGTGGGCCGCCTGGCGCGTGCCCGACGACGAGATTTTCGTGGCCGCGAACCGCGCCCGTCTGCGCGAACTCGACCTGACCGATACGGAAAACGTCGCCTACGCTCCCGGCATGGTCGAGTACGCCGTCGAGCAGGGCTTCATCGACGCCAAAGACGTGAACATGAAGAGCTTCAGCCCCGCCGACGTGTTCTATCCCACGCTGCGCCTTTACTCCGCGCTGCGCGAATGGCGCGCGCTCACCCTCTTCGCACCCTCCCTCAAACTCGATCCCTACGCCCACTATTTCCCCAAGTCGGTCAAGCCCGACAAACCCGTCACCGTCGCCGACCTGTTCCGTATTTACGGCGACTGGTACGAAGGCACCGAGTTCGACCTCAGCAAAGGCCCCGCCGCCGGTCCCTACGGCAATCCCAACCGCTACCGCAAAGAGATCAAACTGGGCTGGAACGACAACGAATTCCCCCGCGCCATCAACGACTACCGCCACACCTACGTGCAGATCTGCGAGGTCGATCCCACCCTGCCCGAAGCCGTGCGCGGCATCGTCTGGTTCGGTTACGGCGCCGCCGACACCACCTATCTGACGCCCTTCTGGGCCAGCATGAAAGCTCTGCCCGAGCCCTTCACCACCGGCACGCGCAAAGGCCCCTTCGACCCCAAGTCCGCCTGGTGGGAGTGCATCCGCGTGCAGCACATCGCCGAACTGCGCTACCAGGACATCCGCAAGGAGATCATCGACTACCGCACGCCCCTCATGGAAGCCGATTACGTCAAGGCGCACGAGATTCAAAAGCAGGCGGCCGAGCTGATCAAAAACGGCCAGAGCGACAAAGCTCTCGACTTGATCACCGACTACGCCTGCGGCAACGCCGTCGCCCGCCACAAGGGCTGGAACGAACTGGGCAACCGTCTCTTCGCCAAATACTGCCTGAACGGCACCAACATGGAGTACAAAACCTATCCCGAAGAGTGGAGCCGTCTGATCTGGAAAGGCCCCTTCCTCCGTCCCGACGGCACCAAGTAACCTAAGAACGCAACGGAGAAACGAAGACACGGAGAAAAGCGAAAACGAAGACGACAACCGACACAAATCCCTGACGGGCGACGACCGTCAGGGGATTCTTTGAGCAATGAAAAGAGCCGATGGTCACGTTGATCATCGACTCTTTTTCTGTAATTGATCATTCAATTTTCGCTTTTCTCCGCTTCGCCGCTTCTCCGCAGTCGGTTCCGTTTAAAACTGACTGCGCCCGGCTCAATAACATTCGGTGAGGATGTCGAAAATCTCGCCGACGGTGAGCTGGCGGCAGCAGCCTTCCTTGATGTTGGTGCTGCGGGCGACGGCGTTGTAGAAGGAGCGGTCGGCGATGCCCATCTTGCGGAAGCTGTTGGGCAGGCCGACGTCAATCACGAACTGTTCCAGCGCGGCGATGCCGGCCAGCGCGGTCTCGCGGTCGTCGCCGCGGTCGGCTACGCCCCAGACGTTTTTCGCCCAGCGCGCGAAACGCTGCGGCGCGGCCTTGTAGAGGTGACGGTAGAGGATCGGCTGGATCACGGCCAGCCCCATGCCGTGGTTGCAGTTGGTGTACGCGCCGACCTGATGCTCGATCTGGTGGGCCTGAAAGTCGGTGACTTTGCCGATCTTGAGCAGACCGTTTTCGCTCACGGCCGCCGCCCACATCAGCTCGCCGCGCACGCGCAGATCGCCCGGATCTTTCACGAGGGCGCGCGTGCTGCGGATGACGTGGCGCATCATGGCCTCGGCGATCTCGTCGGTGAGGTTGTCGTCGAGCGGCTTGCCGAAGTAGCTCTCCATGCAGTGCGAGAGCGTGTCGAACGCGCCCGAAAGGACCTGCGCCCTCGGCGCGGAGAGCGTATAGGCGGGATCGAGCGCCGCGAAGGACGGCGCCGCGCCGGTCATGCTGCCCTTGATCTTCTTCTCTTCGTTGGTGATCACGGCGATGTCGTTTTGCTCGGAGCCGGTACCGGCCACGGTAACGACGACGCCGAGGGGGATGAACTGCGCCGGGGCGGCCTGAAAGCGGAACTTCATCTCCCACAGGTCTTCGTCGGTCAGGGCCTGAGCGGCCACGACCTTGCAACAGTCGCTCACCGAACCGCCGCCGACGGCGAGGATCAGGTCGACGCGCTTCTCGCGGGCCAGGCGCGCGCCCTCCCGGACTTTGGCGTACGTCGGGTTGGGCATGATGCCGCTGAACTCGACCACGTCTTTATTGGCTTCGCCCAGAAGCTTCATGACCGTACCGTAGACGCCGTTTCTTTTGACGGAGCCGCCGCCGTAGGCGAGCATCACCGTACGGCCGTACTTGGGGAGTTCGGCCCGCAGCGCGCGGACGGCGGCGTCCGCGCCGAAATAGGTGACGGTCGGATAGGAAAAGACAAAATCGCGCATGAGAAAGACCTCCTTTGCAGATCGGGATCGTTTGCACCTATCGTCAGTTTAAGGGGAAAGCCGCGCAAAGTCCACCGCCAGGATGTCGCGGCGTGAAGAAAAAATCGCCGCCGTCTGCGGCAAAAGAGGAAACGTTTTTAGCGTTCCACGTGGAACATTTTTCTTCGTTCATGTATTTACAACGAGTCAAAAAGCATGTCATACAAATGATATCTTTTTCGCGGCTTAGCGGCGACTTTTATTCCGCGAGGACTCAAAGCGGATTGACGTGGACCATCACGTGCTTGACCTGCGGAAAGTTCGTTTCGACCGCGTCATGGACCCTTTCGGCGACGGCGTGGGCGGCGGCCAGCGAACAGCGGCCGTCCACGCCGATCTCGATGTCGACGTAGACGCGGCTGCCGAACTCGCGCGTGTTCATCAGGTCGATGCGGCGCACGCCCGCCTGAGCGGCCACGCACTCGCGCAGCGCCCATTCGGTAGCCTCGTCGCAGGCGTGATCGACCATCTTGTCGGTGGCGTCCTTGAAGATGTCGATCGCCGCTTTGACGATGAACAGACAGATGACGAGGCTGGCCGCCGGTTCCAGCACCGGAGATCCCATGCGCGCGCCGCCGATGCCGATCAGAGCGCCCACCGACGACAGCGCGTCGGAGCGGTGATGCCACGCTTCGGCTTTCAGCGCCGTGGAGTCGATGCGCCGCGCCCGCAGCCACGTGTACCAGAACATCGACTCCTTGACGGCGATCGACAGGGCCGCCGCGAAGAGCGCGATGCCGCCCGGCTGCGGCATGTTCCGGTACGCGCCGCTCCAGATCTTTTCCACGGCGCCCCAGCCGATCAGCAGTCCGACCGCCGCCAGGATGCCGCCGAGGATCAGCCCCGCCACGCATTCGAGCCGCTCGTGCCCGTAAGGATGCGAGCGGTCCGACGGCCGCGCCGAGACCTTGACTCCCGCGACGACGATGACGCTGCCGAGGATGTCGGACGTAGAGTGGACGGCGTCGCTGATCATGGCGCCGGAATGCCCGATCGCGCCGGATGCGAACTTGAACGCCGCCAGCAGCAGATTGCCCGCGCCGCAGACGACGGAGACGCGCGTGGCGATTTTTTCGAACTGAGTTTTTTCCGGCGCGTCGGCGCGCGTTTCCCGATTCATGACAATTTCCTCCTGAACGGATGGTTTCATGAGATCCGCCCGCCTCGCGGAGCACGAAAAAATCCGCGGGACGCGCTCGAATCGCTTCCGTCCCGCGGATCGTCGTCCGCTGCCGCGCCGCGGCGGCCCGGCCCGCTCCCCGAGGGGACGGCCTGTTCAGTTTATGCTGTGTTGAAGGCCGTGTCAAAGCCTTGAATAAATCTTAACAACCGGCCTCGGGATTAGTCAAGGCATATCGCCGCGCGCTTGCCGGAACGAGGGGGCGCCGCTATAATGAACGACAAAATCCCGCCGCGCCGCGGCGCGGACATCGCCCAGAGGAGGGGCCCCTTATGAACAGATTGAAACTGATCCGTCCGGACGCGGCGCACGAAGCGCAGGTCATGGACTACCGCCGCGTTTTTCTGGAAAACGGCGAATATTTCGCCGGCTGCGCCGGGCTCGAAGACGTCGAAAACTACGCCGAGTGGCTCGACTTCGAAAACCGTCTTTCGAAAAAGTACGGCGACGGCTACGTCCCCTCCTCGGTGTTCCTCGCCGTGAGGACGGAGGACGAAACGCTCGCCGGCATCCTCGAGATCCGCCACCGCCTTACCCCTTTCCTGCTCCGCTACGGCGGGCACATCGGCTACAGCGTCCTGCCCTCGCAGCGGCGCCGGGGCTGCGCCACAGAAATGCTCCGCCTCGCCCTGGAAGAGTGCCGGAAGCTGGACCTCGATCGCGTGCTCCTCACCTGCGACAAGGCCAACGTCGCCTCTGCGCGCACGATCGCCGCCAACGGCGGCGTGCTGGAAAACGAGATCGAAGACGACGTCGGCATGGGGCGCTCGGGCACGATCCAGCGCTACTGGATCGCCGTCGAGTGACGCCCGTTCGCCGGGAAGGAGACCGCCCATGCTCGACCATATACGCACCGCCGGCACGGAAGACTTCGGCGCGCTCTGGCGCTTTTACGAAGACGTCTGCCGCGCCCAGGAACGCGACGAATACGGGCCCGACTGGCACCTCGGCGTCTATCCCGCCGCCGCGGACCTGAAAGGACACGTCGCCGCCGGCGAGATCCTCACCGGCTGGAAAGACGGCCGCCTCGCCGCCGCCATGGCCGTTACCGGCGGCGAGGACGAGATGTACCTCGGCGTGCCGTGGCCGCTGGGCGCGCCTCCCGAACAGGTCGCGGCGCTGCACCTTTTCGCCGTCCACCCGGACTTTCGCGGCCGGGGCGCGGCGCGGGAAATGCTGGCATCCCTGTTCGAGCGCGCCCGCGCGCGAGGCCTGCGCGCCGTTCACCTCGACGTGATCGAAGGCAACCTGGCCGCCGAAAAACTCTACCTCGAAGCCGGCTTCGCCTTTGCGGGAACCCGGCGCGTCCACTACGACGACCTCGGCGACACCATCGTGCGCCTCTTCGAATACGCGCTGTAAAACAAAGGCCGCCACGAAGACGCGGAGGCACGGAGAAAAACAAAAGAAAGGGCGGGACTGTCGCTTCGCGGCAAAGTCACCATAATTGAAGATCAGTACCGACAAAAAGGCACGACGCCCAATCGAGCGTCGTGCCTTTGACGCAATGTCAAGCCAGTTCCGTTTTTCGCGGTGAAGCCGCGGTAAGGTCTTTGACTTTCTCCGTGCCTCCGTGGCAGCTTTTGTTTCCGCCGTTCGGTTTTGACGAAGCTACTTTCTTTCCCCCCGACGATGGTTTAGTCACCGTCACTACCGGCAGCTTGGGGAATTTCGGCGTCTTCCGGTTCATCTCTCTCATCACCGCAGAAGTGAAGTCAAGCCGCGGATCGACCGTGAGGAACAACTGCCGCCCCATCACCGCCTGATACCTGGCGTTCTTCTTGCGCCAGATCTCCGCCTCCGCCGTGTTCTCGCGGCCGCGGTACAGTTCCCGCAGATCATCGTACCCCTTCTGCAGCACCTTCTGCACCGCCTTCAGATGCTCCTGCCCCTTCCTGCCGGGGAGCGACTGATCGAGAATCCGCTCCGCGTTCACCACGGCGATCTCAGTACCCCGCGCCGTTCCGGCCATAGCCGCCACCAACAGAACGAGAAACGCCAAACGTTTCATGTCACGCAACCGCCTTTTGCCTCGGCAAAACGTGCTGCGGCGCCGCACGGCGCCGCTCCCGTCGGAAAAAGGCAAACATTCCTTCCGCTTCCCGAAAAAACAGAACTCGTTCCCCATACCACAAGAAAGGCGGCAGGCCATGACGCCGCCGCCCTTCGCATCCGACGATAAAGGTTACTTTCTTCTGGAGTCCTCCAGCATGCGCTCGAGTCTCTCCACGCGCTCCTGCATCGTCGCCTTCAGCTCGGCAATCTCGTGAGCCTGTGACGCCACCTGAGCCTGCAGTTCGGCGTTCTCCTTCTGCATCACGTAAATGCTGCTGATCGGGCCGGAACGGTAGCGCTCCGGGATCGCATCGCGCTCCGCCTTGCGCCCGATCTTCCAGGTAAAGCCGGCGTTGGCCATCGACTCGCCGTGGTCGGCGATTGCCACGCCCGCGTGCACCATGAAATCTTCTTTGAGATAATGGGCAAAGCCAAGCGCCAGAGCCCATTCGCCCCGGTAGCTGCCGAAGCCCGCCATCAGCTGGCTGGGAGCGATCGGGTCAAACTGCATCGGCTTCAGCCCCGACAGCGCGGAGCTGAGCGCGCCCACGTTCTTGATGTCTTTTCTCAATTCGCCCATCTGATTATAGACATTGTCGAAGTTGTCGTATACTTTGCCGAACTCACGGTCCACGGCGCTGAGCGCGTCGCCGACATTGTCGTAAGCGCCGCCGCGGATGATGTAGCTCGGCGCGGAAACCGTGCCGTCGGCGTTGACCGCGGAGCCGCCGCCGAAGTGGTTGGAAACGCTCGACGAGAGGCCCCAGAGCTGGGAACCGTTGATCGCGTCGGTACTTGTCTCGCTAACGTCCCCGGCTTTGACGTTTTCGATCTTATTGCCCGCGGCGTCGAAGCCTTTGGCCGTTACCCTGCCGGCGAATACGGGCGCTTCCGCCATCCGAAGCTCGAGCCTGCCGTCTGTCGCCGCCGTCTTGAGATTGTTGCCGCTGTACTCCCCCGCCGTCGTGGCGCCGCCGTAGATCTTGAGCTTCTCGCCCAGTTTGCGGTCAAGCTCGTTCCCTTCGTTGTCAATAAAGGTCAGCGGCGTGTCGGCCAGAACCTTGAGCTGGTCTTCCGTCGCCGCCTGGCCGCGCACAATGGCGCTGGGATCCCAGGTCGTGTTGCTCAGCCCGGTGATCGTGCCAGCAGTCCCCGTACCATTAATCGTGATGCCGCCGATCTTTGCCGTACCGTCGCCGATGGTCGTGTTGCTGCCAATCTTCAGACCATCCTCATCCAACGTATTGATACCGGCCTTCAAACTACCCTCGGGAGTCAGGTCGACGTTTTTGGCCAGAGCGATGGTAACATTGCCCGTCTTCGCTCCGCCGCCGATAGATTGATTCAATCCAATCGTAAGATTGGAATCCGATGATGTGAAATTAACATTGTCACCGTTTTTCACATCAAACGATTGATTGCCAACCCTCAGCTTCCAGCTCTGCATGGCGCTGCTGGCCTTGTC
This sequence is a window from Pyramidobacter sp. YE332. Protein-coding genes within it:
- a CDS encoding C69 family dipeptidase, with the translated sequence MSKKFLSVLLLLIGITCEAALGCTVFGVGKNVSATGHAMVSHSCDSMSDTFQLHLIPAASHEAGAERFLLKEGKGCDAGADPGVIGKIPEVPQTNQYLTSRYSFLNDKGLAMGESTMTMTADDKRSEKVLEVMETNAFGMTNCHIVQDIALERAGTAREAVKVIGDLIDEYGWYEAGETMPITDGDEVWIVEAYGNKMWAAWRVPDDEIFVAANRARLRELDLTDTENVAYAPGMVEYAVEQGFIDAKDVNMKSFSPADVFYPTLRLYSALREWRALTLFAPSLKLDPYAHYFPKSVKPDKPVTVADLFRIYGDWYEGTEFDLSKGPAAGPYGNPNRYRKEIKLGWNDNEFPRAINDYRHTYVQICEVDPTLPEAVRGIVWFGYGAADTTYLTPFWASMKALPEPFTTGTRKGPFDPKSAWWECIRVQHIAELRYQDIRKEIIDYRTPLMEADYVKAHEIQKQAAELIKNGQSDKALDLITDYACGNAVARHKGWNELGNRLFAKYCLNGTNMEYKTYPEEWSRLIWKGPFLRPDGTK
- a CDS encoding iron-containing alcohol dehydrogenase, giving the protein MRDFVFSYPTVTYFGADAAVRALRAELPKYGRTVMLAYGGGSVKRNGVYGTVMKLLGEANKDVVEFSGIMPNPTYAKVREGARLAREKRVDLILAVGGGSVSDCCKVVAAQALTDEDLWEMKFRFQAAPAQFIPLGVVVTVAGTGSEQNDIAVITNEEKKIKGSMTGAAPSFAALDPAYTLSAPRAQVLSGAFDTLSHCMESYFGKPLDDNLTDEIAEAMMRHVIRSTRALVKDPGDLRVRGELMWAAAVSENGLLKIGKVTDFQAHQIEHQVGAYTNCNHGMGLAVIQPILYRHLYKAAPQRFARWAKNVWGVADRGDDRETALAGIAALEQFVIDVGLPNSFRKMGIADRSFYNAVARSTNIKEGCCRQLTVGEIFDILTECY
- a CDS encoding cation diffusion facilitator family transporter, whose product is MNRETRADAPEKTQFEKIATRVSVVCGAGNLLLAAFKFASGAIGHSGAMISDAVHSTSDILGSVIVVAGVKVSARPSDRSHPYGHERLECVAGLILGGILAAVGLLIGWGAVEKIWSGAYRNMPQPGGIALFAAALSIAVKESMFWYTWLRARRIDSTALKAEAWHHRSDALSSVGALIGIGGARMGSPVLEPAASLVICLFIVKAAIDIFKDATDKMVDHACDEATEWALRECVAAQAGVRRIDLMNTREFGSRVYVDIEIGVDGRCSLAAAHAVAERVHDAVETNFPQVKHVMVHVNPL
- a CDS encoding GNAT family N-acetyltransferase → MNRLKLIRPDAAHEAQVMDYRRVFLENGEYFAGCAGLEDVENYAEWLDFENRLSKKYGDGYVPSSVFLAVRTEDETLAGILEIRHRLTPFLLRYGGHIGYSVLPSQRRRGCATEMLRLALEECRKLDLDRVLLTCDKANVASARTIAANGGVLENEIEDDVGMGRSGTIQRYWIAVE
- a CDS encoding GNAT family N-acetyltransferase — translated: MLDHIRTAGTEDFGALWRFYEDVCRAQERDEYGPDWHLGVYPAAADLKGHVAAGEILTGWKDGRLAAAMAVTGGEDEMYLGVPWPLGAPPEQVAALHLFAVHPDFRGRGAAREMLASLFERARARGLRAVHLDVIEGNLAAEKLYLEAGFAFAGTRRVHYDDLGDTIVRLFEYAL
- a CDS encoding YadA-like family protein, with the translated sequence MAENTRIYRNRQRKAGIVAALALSSALLTVGAGYANNSIYIVGGSTSKELLTSGNPSAQLIFEGATVTQAPNGDVTVSGLGGGISSANAGKNITIGDNKINVVDAPTFDGTVTAKGFDATDNKIVNVLAGTEDTDAVNYAQLKAVEDKASSAMQSWKLRVGNQSFDVKNGDNVNFTSSDSNLTIGLNQSIGGGAKTGNVTIALAKNVDLTPEGSLKAGINTLDEDGLKIGSNTTIGDGTAKIGGITINGTGTAGTITGLSNTTWDPSAIVRGQAATEDQLKVLADTPLTFIDNEGNELDRKLGEKLKIYGGATTAGEYSGNNLKTAATDGRLELRMAEAPVFAGRVTAKGFDAAGNKIENVKAGDVSETSTDAINGSQLWGLSSSVSNHFGGGSAVNADGTVSAPSYIIRGGAYDNVGDALSAVDREFGKVYDNFDNVYNQMGELRKDIKNVGALSSALSGLKPMQFDPIAPSQLMAGFGSYRGEWALALGFAHYLKEDFMVHAGVAIADHGESMANAGFTWKIGRKAERDAIPERYRSGPISSIYVMQKENAELQAQVASQAHEIAELKATMQERVERLERMLEDSRRK